The Arachis hypogaea cultivar Tifrunner chromosome 19, arahy.Tifrunner.gnm2.J5K5, whole genome shotgun sequence genome has a window encoding:
- the LOC140182376 gene encoding secreted RxLR effector protein 161-like: MCPSSEAERMKMSRVSYASAVGSLMYAMICTRPDIAQAVAVVSQFMADPGKKHWNVIKRILRYIKGTSNVALCFGGSEFIVNGYVDSDFAGDLDKQKSTTGYVFTLAEGPVSWLSKLQTVVALSTTKAEYMAATQACKEAIWIQRLIAKTRAQTTEDLCGYENSQEAIGRIVCANCYLANKSVNIEIPQMVLFDTVFEAVVRIPYNMRIKQFLANDKKF; the protein is encoded by the exons atgtgTCCTAGTAGTGAAGCAGAGAGGATGAAAATGTCTCGAGTGTCGTATGCATCAGCAGTGGGAAGCCTTATGTATGCCATGATCTGTACAAGGCCAGATATTGCTCAAGCAGTTGCGGTGGTAAGTCAATTTATGGCAGATCCGGGTAAAAAGCATTGGAATGTTATTAAGAGGATCTTGAGATACATCAAAGGGACCTCGAATGTTGCATTATGTTTTGGAGGATCggaattcattgtcaatggatatgtcGACTCAGACTTTGCAGGTGATCTTGATAAACAAAAATCTACTACAGGCTATGTGTTTACACTTGCAGAAGGACCTGTGAGCTGGCTATCTAAATTACAGACTGTTGTAGCTTTATCTACTACAAAAGCTGAATATATGGCAGctacacaagcatgcaaggaagctatttggatccaAAGGTTGATAGCAAAAACTCGAGCACAAACAACAGAAGATTTATGT GGATATGAAAATTCGCAAGAAGCGATAGGTCGTATTGTATGTGCCAATTGTTATTTGGCTAATAAGTCTGTGAATATTGAAATTCCACAAATGGTACTTTTTGATACTGTATTTGAAGCAGTTGTTCGAATTCCTTATAATATGCGAATCAAACAATTTCTTGCTAACGATAAAAAGTTCTAA
- the LOC140182377 gene encoding serine/threonine-protein phosphatase 7 long form homolog has protein sequence MQGEDRLYRLNGVAHVAGYIDEEPSRVISAVRRQQNMPLHDRIIPYLETAGLYHLARLNSQWFWVDESLLSAFIERWRPETHTFHMPFGECTITLQDVAYQLGLPIDGVPVSGCLTEFENLMEHGRPAWVWFRELFGELSPQSKIKQMTVCYTWFHERFRVLPADATDETVHVYARAYILMLLSSQLFADKNANRVHLRWLPYLASLDDLGRYSWGSAALAWLYRCLCRGTNRNVVNLAGPLQLLQSWIFWRFPTLRPTGFDRFGFPLASRWAEFVPRNDAGAQRLLSARLALDRLRAHDQTLTVSMQFVWEPYSSVDVGAVIHPEILADEHRRLWTAVTSLIYFAAIEWHQVDRVLPQFGGCSASSRASSEHRLATCEGW, from the exons ATGCAGGGTGAGGATCGCTTGTACCGACTAAATGGCGTCGCTCACGTGGCAGGATATATCGACGAAGAG CCTAGTAGGGTTATTAGCGCCGTTAGGAGGCAGCAGAATATGCCCTTACATGACCGGATTATACCGTATCTGGAGACTGCCGGCTTGTATCATCTGGCTAGGCTAAACAGTCAGTGGTTCTGGGTTGATGAGTCTCTCCTTAGCGCATTTATTGAGCGGTGGCGTCCGGAGACCCACACGTTCCATATGCCATTTGGTGAGTGCACCATTACTTTACAGGATGTTGCGTATCAGCTGGGTTTGCCGATTGATGGTGTGCCCGTTAGTGGGTGCTTGACTGAATTTGAGAATCTGATGGAACACGGTAGACCAGCATGGGTGTGGTTTCGGGAGTTGTTCGGGGAGTTATCTCCACAGAGTAAAATCAAGCAGATGACAGTGTGCTACACATGGTTCCACGAGAGGTTCCGGGTTCTCCCTGCAGATGCTACTGATGAGACCGTGCATGTATACGCACGCGCTTATATCCTGATGTTGTTGTCGTCTCAGCTGTTTGCAGACAAGAACGCAAACAGGGTTCACCTTCGCTGGTTGCCTTATTTGGCATCGTTGGACGACTTGGGCAGATATAGCTGGGGCTCCGCTGCACTGGCCTGGTTGTATAGGTGTCTTTGTCGTGGAACAAACAGGAACGTCGTTAACTTGGCTGGGCCGCTACAGCTACTACAgtcttggattttctggaggtttCCCACTCTGAGGCCCACTGGCTTTGACCGGTTCGGGTTTCCTCTTGCTTCCAG GTGGGCTGAGTTTGTGCCGAGGAACGATGCAGGGGCACAGAGATTACTTTCCGCACGCCTTGCACTGGATCGGCTGCGTGCCCACGAT CAAACTCTTACTGTTTCTATGCAGTTTGTGTGGGAGCCTTATTCTTCTGTTGATGTTGGTGCTGTCATTCATCCGGAGATTCTAGCTGACGAGCACCGACGGCTATGGACGGCCGTCACTAGCCTGATATATTTTGCTGCGATCGAGTGGCACCAGGTCGATAGGGTTCTACCCCAGTTCGGGGGGTGTTCAGCATCTTCCAGAGCCAGCTCTGAACATAGATTGGCTACATGCGAAGGATGGTAG